A window from Taeniopygia guttata chromosome 10, bTaeGut7.mat, whole genome shotgun sequence encodes these proteins:
- the LOC140684813 gene encoding uncharacterized protein C15orf39 homolog, which produces MASKRYSEPADPVILKKLPRLEPATGFLPWQIPGTCSPVPHLGSESHFSYTGSYFACPLQSPKGPEQPPAGWSPTAAYLHYGPGALSQPVPAEGPLQNFLLCPPESLDTRLHPLDSWKSKDSLISQEKLMARKKLNSPRCPLAVKKPVVVKKAVPLAVPKPVYGAPTSFLAPRMALLLRKQAESLQQRPGKVNWALPPATHPLHPSKPHRNDPCTNHSLLLPPSRLALPSREQLSSPTALPHYCVTFDKHGLPPSTPFLEASYPSAQSQKKMPEVPWPKLQLPDSSSVMQERSAMCYPPHPYLLSPHRAGPLYHPPAPTVGEPSALPSCGYVASREPFPSTYLKPQDPSSYFPSPWEPHVPRTVGARLGAALRDAEPGRDAELPRNTGYPGFAVSLGDASTFHASFPGTEPGCEQHGVDSPQWRAAPRHSSAFQPVCTPERLSGGSGGLAETFPERGGSWEKPRQREEEQLYQGRRNSSPAPQDTSYGGPGEGNACKVKDAAKELIRPSLSVTPVKGLEELRDNKALSSSPPVPVIHNVFSLAPCQDYLERAKVTDLILFCRKHLWEDSSPQNTGGSQEPAAVRDVSVVSSLRSGSDAEQSQEESCYGSIPKKPKAEAQELESQEGSPDRVGTEEPPPKEMVLDLSFKKRLVEAGDTQRPPGFPEGTLDREDKEEKEAEEGHSSSSVHRATAKLSSLSSGKSTRLLAPAVQLPTQRGCYRAG; this is translated from the coding sequence ATGGCCTCAAAACGGTACTCAGAGCCTGCAGACCCTGTGATTCTCAAGAAGCTGCCTCGTCTGGAGCCTGCCACCGGCTTCCTGCCCTGGCAAATCCCAGGCACATGCAGCCCGGTGCCCCACCTTGGCTCTGAAAGTCATTTCAGCTACACGGGCTCCTACTTTGCCTGCCCACTGCAGAGCCCCAAGGGCCCCGAGCAGCCCCCAGCTGGCTGGAGCCCCACGGCCGCCTACCTGCACTACGGCCCCGGTGCCCTGAGCCAGCCCGTGCCAGCTGAGGGACCACTGCAGAACTTCTTGCTGTGCCCACCAGAGAGCCTTGACACCAGGCTGCACCCCCTGGACAGCTGGAAGAGCAAGGACAGCCTGATAAGTCAGGAGAAGCTGATGGCCAGAAAGAAGCTGAACAGTCCCAGGTGCCCCTTGGCAGTGAAGAAGCCGGTGGTGGTGAAGAAGGCAGTTCCTCTAGCAGTCCCCAAGCCAGTGTACGGTGCCCCCACCTCCTTCTTGGCTCCCAGGATGGCTCTGCTACTCAGGAAACAAGCAGAGAGCCTGCAGCAGCGACCAGGGAAGGTAAATTGGGCCCTGCCCCCTGCCACCCACCCTCTGCACCCCAGCAAACCCCACAGGAACGATCCCTGCACCAaccacagcctcctgctgcccccctccaggctggccctgccttccagggagcagctgagctccCCCACTGCCTTACCCCACTACTGTGTCACCTTTGATAAGCACGGGCTACCCCCCAGCACCCCGTTCCTGGAAGCAAGTTATCCTTCTGCCCAGAGTCAGAAGAAGATGCCAGAGGTCCCCTGGCCCAAGCTCCAGCTGCCTGACAGCAGCTCAGTGATGCAGGAGAGGTCAGCAATGTGCTACCCACCCCACCCATACCTGCTCTCACCCCACAGAGCTGGCCCCCTCTATCACCCCCCAGCTCCCACTGTGGGGGAGCCGAGTGCCCTACCCAGCTGTGGCTATGTGGCAAGCAGGGAGCCCTTTCCCAGCACCTACCTCAAGCCCCAAGATCCCAGCAGTTAttttcccagcccctgggagccccATGTGCCAAGGACAGtgggtgccaggctgggggcGGCGCTGAGGGATGCTGAGCCAGGCAGGGATGCTGAGCTGCCCAGGAACACCGGGTACCCAGGGTTTGCCGTCAGCCTGGGCGATGCATCCACGTTCCACGCCTCCTTTCCCGGCACGGAGCCGGGCTGTGAGCAGCACGGGGTAGACAGTCCGCAGTGGCGAGCAGCACCGAGGCACAGCAGCGCTTTCCAGCCTGTCTGCACCCCAGAGAGGCTTTCTGGGGGCTCCGGTGGGCTGGCTGAGACATTTCCTGagagaggagggagctgggagaaacCCAGGCAAAGGGAGGAGGAGCAACTGTACCAAGGGAGGAGAaacagcagcccagcccctcaggaCACCTCCTATGGGGGACCAGGGGAAGGAAATGCCTGCAAGGTCAAGGATGCAGCCAAGGAGCTCATCCGCCCTTCTCTGTCCGTGACCCCCGTCAAAGGGCTGGAAGAGCTGAGGGACAACAAGGCTTTGTCATCCTCCCCACCAGTGCCTGTGATCCACAACGTCTTCAGCCTGGCACCCTGCCAGGATTATCTGGAGAGGGCCAAGGTCACAGACCTCATTCTTTTCTGCAGGAAGCATCTGTGGGAGGACTCCTCACCCCAAAACACGGGTGGCAGCCAGGagcctgctgctgtcagagaCGTCTCAGTGGTGTCCAGCCTGAGGTCAGGCAGTGatgcagagcagagccaagAGGAAAGTTGCTATGGGAGCATCCCTAAAAAGCCAAAGGCTGAGGCCCAAGAGCTGGAGTCTCAGGAGGGGAGCCCTGACAGGGTGGGCACTGAGGAGCCACCCCCTAAGGAAATGGTGCTGGACCTTAGCTTCAAGAAGAGACTGGTGGaagctggggacacccagagaccccctggCTTTCCGGAGGGGACACTGGACCGAGAGGataaggaggagaaagaggctGAAGAAG